In the genome of Pseudomonadota bacterium, one region contains:
- a CDS encoding CinA family nicotinamide mononucleotide deamidase-related protein, translating to MRCEVVAIGTELLLGQIVDSNSSWIGEQLALAGIDCHFQVKVGDNPERIAFCLRQALDRADAVICCGGLGPTQDDITRDVIADVMGVALMRDEAIVDKIRAMFEARGRVMTDNNKRQADVPEGASVIAEMPGTAPGLVCPVGDKVIYAVPGVPYEMHEMMEGTILPDLRRRSGETAVIRSRILKTWGMSESGLAETLEPHLDKLDETGHATIAFQASGIEGLKVRLTVKAADEAAADAVLSAEEALVREALGDIIFAVDDETMESVVLQRLRRRGETLALHESLTGGLMATRMTAVDPKLAVFAGSLAKGVQDHVAQEDDAIAMAEEARAHFGAAYGLAAVTPSHHDDFAPGTVFAAIASSAGGWATTVALPGDRRRLRNYAVISALEFLRKSLARDT from the coding sequence ATGCGTTGTGAGGTCGTTGCCATCGGCACTGAGCTGCTGTTGGGCCAAATTGTCGACAGCAACTCGTCGTGGATCGGCGAGCAACTCGCTTTGGCCGGCATCGATTGCCACTTCCAGGTCAAGGTCGGAGACAATCCCGAGCGTATCGCATTCTGCCTTCGCCAGGCGCTTGATCGCGCCGATGCGGTCATTTGCTGCGGCGGCCTGGGCCCGACGCAAGACGACATCACCCGAGACGTCATCGCCGACGTCATGGGTGTCGCGCTCATGCGTGACGAGGCGATCGTGGATAAGATCCGCGCGATGTTCGAGGCGCGTGGCCGGGTGATGACGGACAACAACAAACGCCAGGCTGATGTGCCGGAAGGCGCGTCCGTGATCGCCGAGATGCCGGGCACCGCCCCGGGCCTGGTCTGTCCGGTGGGCGACAAGGTGATCTACGCGGTCCCGGGCGTTCCCTATGAAATGCATGAGATGATGGAGGGCACCATCCTGCCCGACCTCAGACGACGCAGCGGCGAGACCGCGGTGATCCGCAGCCGCATTCTGAAGACATGGGGCATGAGCGAATCCGGTCTGGCCGAAACGCTGGAGCCCCATCTCGACAAGCTCGACGAGACTGGCCACGCGACCATCGCCTTTCAGGCAAGCGGTATCGAAGGGCTCAAGGTCCGGCTGACTGTCAAGGCGGCTGACGAGGCCGCGGCCGATGCCGTCTTGTCAGCCGAGGAAGCGTTAGTCAGGGAGGCGCTGGGCGACATTATCTTCGCGGTAGACGACGAGACGATGGAGTCGGTCGTGCTGCAGAGGCTGCGTCGTCGCGGCGAAACGCTCGCACTTCACGAAAGCCTGACAGGCGGCTTGATGGCAACCCGCATGACAGCGGTCGACCCGAAACTTGCGGTCTTCGCCGGATCACTTGCCAAGGGCGTGCAGGACCATGTGGCGCAGGAGGATGATGCGATTGCCATGGCGGAGGAGGCCCGCGCGCATTTTGGTGCGGCCTATGGCCTTGCCGCCGTGACGCCCAGCCATCACGACGACTTCGCGCCCGGCACCGTGTTCGCGGCGATCGCCTCGTCTGCGGGCGGCTGGGCGACGACCGTCGCGCTGCCCGGCGACCGGCGCCGCCTGCGCAACTACGCGGTCATCAGCGCGTTGGAATTCCTGCGCAAGAGCCTCGCCAGAGACACCTGA